The following coding sequences lie in one Candidatus Nitrospira allomarina genomic window:
- a CDS encoding OmpA family protein, whose product MNVKISQPPASQHHTEPPASEPEAGPSDTKEIIYLASGLLILVLGIGGLLMYSEETPLPATASQGIDKAQMASAFTSSEQQPASDEPLALSQALAEEPGTNTIIPATGPGEKQPMAETDVYFAFNESTLSDEAKDRLKTRMENRPEGWSGTLRIVGHTDAQGPDAYNRALGLKRAQSVKTFLLSLGVAENDVQVDTLGKDGSICQEETPECFEQNRRAHVALLPASTPEGGDLQLSLAPADTDSPAGEELGLTTDESPIVSSDTEVSFQEEVQEESVSSDPLLTVESLP is encoded by the coding sequence ATGAACGTGAAAATTTCTCAACCACCTGCATCACAACATCACACGGAGCCCCCAGCCTCTGAGCCCGAAGCCGGCCCATCGGATACCAAGGAGATTATTTACCTCGCCTCCGGGTTACTCATCCTGGTTTTGGGGATAGGCGGCCTCTTGATGTATTCCGAGGAAACACCCCTGCCTGCGACCGCTTCTCAGGGAATAGATAAAGCGCAAATGGCGAGTGCGTTTACCTCCTCCGAACAGCAACCCGCTTCTGACGAACCCCTGGCATTGAGCCAGGCCTTGGCTGAAGAGCCAGGGACCAATACGATCATCCCTGCCACCGGGCCGGGTGAGAAGCAGCCGATGGCAGAGACGGATGTCTATTTTGCGTTTAACGAGTCGACCTTGTCCGATGAGGCAAAGGACAGACTTAAAACCCGAATGGAGAACAGGCCGGAGGGATGGAGCGGCACCCTCCGCATCGTGGGACATACCGATGCTCAGGGACCGGATGCCTATAACCGTGCCTTGGGGCTCAAGCGAGCGCAGTCTGTCAAAACCTTCTTGCTGTCACTTGGCGTGGCTGAGAATGACGTCCAAGTAGACACGTTGGGGAAAGACGGATCAATCTGTCAGGAAGAAACGCCGGAATGTTTTGAACAAAACCGTCGGGCACATGTCGCGTTACTCCCTGCTTCAACACCAGAAGGAGGAGACCTCCAACTGTCATTGGCTCCCGCAGACACGGACAGCCCGGCCGGTGAAGAACTGGGTCTGACCACTGACGAATCACCCATCGTCTCTTCGGACACTGAAGTCTCCTTCCAGGAGGAAGTTCAAGAGGAATCGGTCTCTTCCGATCCACTCCTCACTGTGGAATCCCTTCCCTAA